In Prochlorococcus marinus str. MIT 1214, one DNA window encodes the following:
- a CDS encoding ABC transporter transmembrane domain-containing protein, whose translation MENNIKINLRSIEAFQNFDNSSIKEIEEKGEVINYPIGCTICPPDIIPNTISIILSGEARLLYKGKTAEHSISRLTSGTFIGLPSLLIVKGCDYVAASSSVLVLTISDSLILSLYNKEESFRNWCNEKIYICEAYRIANDLYQRNAKIEFSLKDSVELIRKNLNLKIINDNTVLNKKENKVYIVGSANIIDKAIGDLILVDEVIKTRGPLPARIFELPLSIYNKFNQNLENKIDIKNKENSDVETTLPIKNPENMISQSNVDFGQYTANKEFKLIKANGLVGEAIACLQMLAAELNLPYRSDAIEKILRDTIKRGKKPNIQLLGNITATMGLHSSTAKVNPKVANRIPRLSLISWKDSFALVKDSNAEFLEIVSPNEGIIRLHPNNFNENFDKGFIELLLVEKNEQTPEEKFGIKWLLPVINKYRGILLQVLLASFVVQLFGLANPLMIQVIIDKVISQRSLDTLQILGIALVFVTVLGGVISSLRTFLFAETTNRIDTRLGAEVIDHLLRLPLNYFDARPVGELGSRVAELEKIRNFLTGQALTTLLDAAFSLIYIIVMVIYSWLLTLIALGVVPIQIILTAIGTPLIRRQIRQVAEENAKTQSHLIEVITGIQTVKAQNVEKVSRWKWQERYSEYISKSFQKTITGTALGETSQVLQQLSQLLVLWIGASLVLNGQLTLGQLIAFRIISGYVTQPLLRLSTIWQNIQELRVSFERLADIIDTPEETTESDRAKIPLPSLEGSIQFEDISFRFKPGKPNVLKNINLEIKPGQFVGIVGQSGSGKSTLMKLLPRLYKPNTGRIKIDSYDIDKVELYSLRRQIGIVPQEPLLFAGTVSDNIALTDPEAASDEIVNVAKIADAHDFVMDLSDGYSTNIGERGAGLSGGQKQRIAIARTLLSNPKLLIMDEATSALDYETERKVCEGLRKSCKNSTVFFITHRLSTVRNADLIVMLHEGSITEMGTHNELMALKGRYFALYLQQESA comes from the coding sequence ATGGAAAACAACATTAAAATCAACTTGAGGTCAATAGAGGCATTTCAAAATTTTGACAATTCAAGCATCAAAGAAATAGAAGAAAAAGGTGAAGTAATTAACTATCCAATTGGTTGTACTATCTGCCCACCCGATATTATTCCAAATACAATATCAATTATACTTAGTGGAGAAGCAAGACTTTTATATAAAGGGAAAACTGCCGAGCATTCTATTTCAAGATTAACCTCTGGCACTTTTATAGGTCTTCCATCTCTATTAATAGTTAAGGGTTGCGATTATGTTGCTGCAAGTTCTTCGGTTCTGGTTCTGACCATTTCTGATAGTTTAATTCTCTCTTTATATAATAAAGAAGAAAGTTTTCGAAATTGGTGCAATGAAAAAATATATATTTGTGAAGCTTATAGAATCGCAAATGATTTATATCAAAGAAATGCAAAAATCGAATTTAGTCTGAAAGATTCAGTTGAATTAATTCGCAAAAATCTAAATTTAAAAATAATTAATGACAATACTGTTTTGAATAAAAAAGAAAACAAAGTGTATATAGTAGGAAGCGCAAATATAATTGATAAGGCAATAGGAGATCTAATTTTAGTTGACGAAGTCATTAAAACTCGAGGGCCACTACCGGCTAGGATTTTTGAATTACCTCTCTCAATTTATAATAAATTCAATCAAAATTTAGAAAATAAAATAGATATTAAAAATAAAGAAAACTCAGATGTTGAGACAACGCTACCTATCAAAAATCCTGAAAATATGATCAGTCAAAGCAATGTAGATTTTGGACAATATACTGCAAATAAAGAATTCAAATTAATCAAAGCTAATGGGTTAGTGGGAGAGGCAATAGCTTGTTTGCAAATGTTAGCAGCTGAGTTAAATCTTCCATATAGATCTGATGCAATCGAAAAAATACTAAGAGATACAATTAAAAGGGGGAAAAAACCAAATATTCAACTACTAGGAAATATTACTGCAACTATGGGATTACATTCTTCTACTGCTAAAGTAAATCCAAAAGTTGCGAATAGAATTCCTAGATTATCATTGATATCATGGAAAGATAGCTTTGCATTAGTTAAAGATAGTAATGCAGAATTTTTGGAAATAGTTTCTCCCAATGAAGGAATAATTAGACTTCATCCTAATAATTTTAATGAGAATTTTGATAAAGGTTTTATAGAATTACTTTTAGTAGAGAAGAATGAGCAAACACCAGAAGAAAAGTTTGGAATAAAATGGCTTCTTCCCGTCATTAATAAGTACAGAGGGATCCTTCTCCAGGTTTTATTAGCTTCTTTTGTTGTTCAACTATTTGGATTGGCTAACCCTCTAATGATTCAGGTAATTATAGATAAAGTTATCAGTCAAAGAAGCTTAGATACCTTACAGATTTTAGGCATTGCATTGGTATTTGTTACTGTATTAGGTGGCGTGATTAGTAGTCTAAGAACATTTCTTTTTGCCGAGACTACCAATCGAATTGATACTAGACTTGGTGCAGAAGTAATTGATCATCTACTGCGTTTACCATTAAATTACTTTGATGCCAGACCAGTAGGTGAATTAGGGAGCAGAGTTGCTGAACTTGAGAAAATCAGAAATTTTCTAACAGGTCAAGCTCTTACAACACTATTAGACGCAGCATTTTCATTGATATACATTATTGTAATGGTAATTTATAGCTGGTTATTAACATTAATTGCTTTAGGTGTTGTCCCAATTCAGATAATACTTACCGCAATAGGCACACCATTAATTCGAAGACAAATCAGACAAGTAGCAGAAGAAAATGCAAAGACACAAAGTCATTTAATAGAAGTTATCACCGGAATTCAAACAGTTAAAGCACAAAATGTAGAAAAAGTTAGCAGGTGGAAATGGCAAGAGAGATATAGTGAATATATATCTAAATCATTTCAAAAAACAATTACGGGAACAGCTCTTGGGGAAACAAGCCAAGTTTTACAACAATTATCTCAACTTCTTGTTCTATGGATAGGTGCATCACTTGTACTAAATGGGCAATTAACTTTAGGACAATTAATAGCATTTAGAATCATATCTGGATATGTTACTCAACCATTATTAAGACTAAGTACTATTTGGCAAAATATACAAGAACTACGAGTTTCTTTTGAGCGTCTTGCTGACATTATCGATACCCCTGAAGAAACAACAGAATCTGATAGAGCAAAAATTCCATTACCTAGTCTCGAAGGATCTATTCAATTTGAGGATATTTCTTTTCGTTTTAAACCAGGTAAACCTAATGTATTAAAAAATATAAATTTAGAAATTAAGCCAGGACAATTTGTTGGAATAGTCGGACAAAGTGGTAGTGGAAAGAGCACATTAATGAAGTTATTACCTAGACTATATAAACCAAATACAGGAAGAATAAAGATAGATAGTTACGATATCGATAAGGTTGAACTCTATTCTTTACGTAGACAAATTGGAATAGTTCCACAAGAACCTTTATTATTTGCTGGAACAGTTAGTGACAACATTGCACTCACAGATCCCGAAGCTGCAAGTGATGAGATAGTTAACGTAGCTAAGATTGCTGATGCTCACGATTTCGTAATGGATCTTTCAGATGGATATAGCACTAATATTGGCGAAAGAGGCGCTGGTTTATCAGGAGGTCAAAAACAAAGAATTGCTATTGCCAGAACTTTATTAAGTAATCCAAAACTTTTAATAATGGATGAAGCAACTAGTGCTCTAGATTATGAAACAGAGAGAAAGGTTTGCGAAGGTTTGAGGAAGTCATGCAAAAACTCAACTGTTTTTTTCATTACTCATAGGTTAAGCACAGTACGTAATGCTGATTTAATTGTTATGCTTCACGAAGGTTCGATTACAGAAATGGGAACTCATAATGAATTGATGGCTCTAAAAGGTAGATACTTTGCTCTTTATCTTCAACAAGAATCTGCCTAA
- a CDS encoding HlyD family secretion protein has protein sequence MNKTKLKLKDLKDKFRENIASKRQDFSDLFEKVKISLEEKKNKFNLTKDIPKLSGLNESIQEKLYNIFESLPNQVVLRQSRFWSRAITWTLIGGTAFSISWLMIAKTDEVVIALGKLEPKMGVVDVQMPLEGIVSEILIKEGDRVKKGQVLIRLDTKITKARNYALTKNLELNELVIKKLSYLVKEGAVSELQYLQKKAETEGLRSELNANKVTLSYQEIVSPIDGTVFELEPKGPGFVVRASQPVVKIVPVDNLIAKIEIDSRTIGFVRPGSQVEVSIDSFPASDFGVLTGTLTSIGSDALEPSPQLGKGFRFPAKITLDNQYLELTSGKRLPLKAGMSLNANIKLRKVTYIQLLLNNFTDKAKSLQSI, from the coding sequence ATGAATAAAACTAAACTGAAATTAAAAGATCTCAAAGATAAGTTCCGGGAAAATATTGCTTCTAAAAGACAAGATTTTTCAGATTTATTTGAGAAAGTAAAAATAAGTCTAGAAGAGAAAAAAAATAAATTTAATCTTACAAAAGATATACCTAAACTCTCAGGTTTAAATGAAAGTATTCAAGAGAAACTTTATAATATTTTTGAAAGTCTTCCGAACCAAGTTGTATTAAGACAATCTCGATTTTGGTCAAGAGCTATTACATGGACATTAATAGGAGGAACAGCTTTTTCAATCAGTTGGCTAATGATTGCTAAAACAGACGAAGTTGTAATCGCATTAGGCAAATTAGAGCCAAAAATGGGAGTAGTAGATGTACAAATGCCACTTGAAGGAATAGTAAGTGAGATATTAATTAAAGAAGGTGATAGGGTTAAAAAAGGTCAAGTATTAATTCGTTTAGATACTAAAATAACAAAAGCTAGAAACTATGCTCTTACTAAAAATCTTGAATTAAACGAGCTAGTAATTAAAAAGCTTAGTTATCTAGTTAAAGAGGGTGCTGTGTCTGAATTACAATATTTACAAAAAAAAGCTGAAACTGAGGGGCTTAGAAGCGAACTAAACGCAAACAAAGTAACTCTTTCCTATCAAGAAATAGTTTCACCAATAGATGGAACAGTTTTCGAATTAGAGCCAAAAGGTCCAGGTTTTGTAGTACGAGCTAGCCAGCCAGTAGTAAAAATAGTTCCTGTAGATAATTTAATCGCAAAAATAGAAATTGATAGTAGGACCATTGGTTTTGTAAGACCAGGAAGTCAAGTAGAAGTAAGTATCGACTCTTTTCCAGCAAGTGACTTTGGAGTACTAACTGGTACCTTAACTAGCATAGGATCAGATGCCTTAGAACCATCACCACAGCTAGGTAAAGGCTTTAGATTTCCCGCAAAAATAACCCTTGATAATCAATATTTAGAATTAACATCTGGCAAAAGACTACCTCTTAAAGCTGGAATGAGTCTCAATGCAAATATAAAACTCAGAAAAGTTACTTACATTCAACTTTTACTAAATAATTTCACAGACAAAGCTAAATCATTACAATCTATATAA
- a CDS encoding class I SAM-dependent methyltransferase: MIKLHLGCGKRYLEGYLHVDQSKYKHIDYVKPIYPLPFIENECVEEIYCSHALEYFDFNQAILVLKEWKRCLADKGKLRLSVPDFDQLLKVYNSKSYDIDAIIGPLFGRWKGDKGEFIYHKTVYTRKKIEEILILSGFKSIETWDPLDFFGINKESFDDYSKAYYPHLDFINGIPLSLNILAAK, from the coding sequence ATGATAAAACTTCATCTAGGTTGTGGAAAAAGATATCTTGAAGGTTATCTGCATGTGGATCAATCCAAGTATAAGCATATTGATTATGTTAAGCCTATTTATCCATTACCTTTTATAGAAAATGAATGTGTTGAAGAAATTTACTGTTCACATGCATTAGAGTATTTTGATTTTAATCAAGCTATTCTAGTTTTAAAAGAATGGAAAAGATGTTTAGCAGATAAAGGAAAACTTAGATTATCAGTTCCTGACTTTGATCAATTACTGAAGGTATATAATTCGAAATCATATGATATAGATGCAATTATTGGTCCCTTATTTGGGCGATGGAAAGGGGATAAGGGAGAATTTATTTATCATAAGACTGTATATACTAGAAAAAAAATTGAAGAAATACTTATTCTTTCTGGTTTTAAATCAATTGAAACTTGGGACCCTTTAGATTTTTTTGGGATTAACAAAGAAAGTTTTGATGATTACTCAAAAGCTTATTACCCACATTTAGATTTTATTAATGGAATTCCTCTCAGTTTAAATATTTTAGCTGCAAAATAA
- a CDS encoding DegT/DnrJ/EryC1/StrS family aminotransferase: MFKVVEDFEKAIADFYNAPYAIATDSCTHSIELCLRLKQVKNITIPNRTYLSIAFLPAKLNLKWSWDNAEWLNYYYLGNTNIIDAAVYWKKGGYIENTFMCLSFQFQKHLSLGRGGMILCDNPESHRSLKKMSYDGRSPGIPWREQKIDTIGYHYYMTPETASLGLNKLNEAKQKHPRQWAWEEWPDLSKLEVFN; the protein is encoded by the coding sequence ATGTTTAAAGTAGTTGAAGATTTTGAAAAAGCTATTGCAGATTTTTATAATGCACCTTATGCAATTGCAACAGACTCATGTACTCATAGTATTGAACTATGTCTAAGATTAAAACAAGTAAAGAATATTACTATTCCAAATAGAACATATTTATCAATTGCGTTTCTACCAGCAAAGCTAAATTTAAAATGGTCTTGGGATAATGCTGAGTGGTTGAATTATTATTACCTGGGTAATACAAATATTATAGATGCAGCTGTTTATTGGAAAAAAGGAGGATATATAGAAAACACATTCATGTGTTTAAGTTTTCAGTTCCAAAAACATTTAAGTCTAGGAAGAGGAGGAATGATCTTGTGTGATAACCCAGAAAGCCACAGATCCCTTAAAAAAATGTCATACGACGGTAGGTCGCCAGGGATACCCTGGCGAGAGCAAAAGATAGACACAATTGGATATCATTACTATATGACACCTGAAACTGCTAGTCTTGGTCTTAACAAGTTGAACGAAGCAAAACAAAAACATCCAAGACAATGGGCATGGGAAGAATGGCCAGACCTTTCTAAACTAGAGGTATTTAATTGA
- a CDS encoding GDP-mannose 4,6-dehydratase, which produces MKKALITGISGQDGSYLSEHLLDIGYEVFGIIRRQSVAENQTYRIEKINEKISTVYGDIMDEQSLFKILSEIRPDEIYNLAAMSHVKVSFEVPNYTIKCNGLGVLNILEAYKEICPEAKFYQASSSEMFGNSIDPDNYQRLTTSMNPTSPYGCAKVLAYNLVNHYRNAYKLHACNGILFNHESPRRGINFVTNKVIKGAVQIKKGLKNKLVLGNLDSSRDWGHSYDYVRAMHLILNNDTPRNWIVSTGENRTVRELCDYVFNYLNLNYQDYIIQDKKYMRPEELKYLRGDSHEIRQKLGWKPKYSFESMINEMIEAWIERLDNK; this is translated from the coding sequence TTGAAAAAAGCATTAATTACTGGAATAAGTGGACAAGATGGTAGTTATCTATCAGAACATTTATTGGATATTGGCTATGAGGTTTTTGGAATAATTCGTCGACAATCAGTTGCTGAGAATCAAACTTATAGAATAGAAAAAATAAATGAGAAGATCTCTACTGTATATGGAGATATCATGGATGAGCAATCACTATTTAAAATTTTATCCGAAATTAGACCTGATGAGATATATAATTTAGCCGCTATGAGCCATGTAAAAGTTAGTTTTGAAGTACCAAATTACACGATAAAATGTAATGGCTTAGGAGTACTAAATATACTAGAAGCATATAAAGAAATCTGTCCAGAAGCCAAGTTTTACCAGGCAAGCTCATCAGAAATGTTTGGAAATTCTATTGATCCTGATAATTATCAAAGATTAACCACAAGCATGAATCCAACCAGCCCCTATGGATGTGCTAAAGTATTAGCTTATAATTTAGTAAATCATTATAGAAATGCATATAAACTACATGCATGTAATGGAATATTATTTAATCATGAATCACCTAGAAGAGGTATTAATTTTGTAACCAATAAAGTGATAAAAGGAGCCGTTCAAATTAAAAAGGGTCTAAAAAACAAGTTGGTTTTAGGCAACTTAGACTCAAGTAGAGACTGGGGTCATTCTTACGATTATGTACGAGCAATGCATTTAATACTTAATAATGACACCCCAAGAAACTGGATAGTATCAACAGGAGAAAACAGAACCGTAAGAGAATTGTGCGATTATGTTTTTAATTACCTAAATCTAAATTACCAGGATTACATAATTCAGGATAAAAAATATATGAGGCCTGAAGAATTAAAATATTTAAGAGGAGACTCGCATGAAATTCGTCAGAAACTGGGCTGGAAGCCGAAATATTCATTTGAATCAATGATTAATGAAATGATCGAAGCGTGGATAGAGAGATTAGATAATAAATAA
- a CDS encoding tetratricopeptide repeat protein, with protein sequence MKGFKNEGKKNQQRFNSKEKISNFSQGSNQLEIIKKAFQFHAKGNILEAAKYYQYFLDQGYLDSRVLSNYGAIYRQKGETDRAIELFEQSIRLFPNSPEAYANLANILKDQGKLEEAELLIYQSIELNPDIADSHFNLGNILRDLGKVKEAELSIAKAIKINPNHLEANNNLGSLFREASKFDAAEKLFLKSIEINPNYALAYHNLGELYFEKGNYFLATNYFKNALKLNPENQKTIASLIYSSSYICDFKTIRKYISYVPNLGKTNDYIYPFHIAHLEDDPSSYLLRVLNLFDKKFIRYSKKMKYVKKNKIHIGYFSADFHNHPVMKLLARVFELHDKSKFCIYVYSLSNIEDNYTERLKNSCSYYRNIKYLTDIEAVDLVRNDQLDIAIDLMGYTKNNRMPIFSYRVAPLQVSYLGYEASTGSTEMDYIIADKFTLPHNFAQYYSEKVIYKKHSYICFDDTKVVPSNKFKREEFGLTSDAFVLAAFHNSFKITPLVIDSWSRILKQIPHAILWISSSNTTANENIKYFFREKGLGLDKLVFANRVEHDIDHLSRHLCADIFLDTFNFTAASTALESLWAGLPVVSLLGKTFLARISSSFLFELGLSELIAKSVEEYEDIVINLAKNPRRLEEIKNLLQHERKNNVLFNSYEATRNLEQVYFELLSKL encoded by the coding sequence ATGAAAGGTTTTAAGAATGAAGGAAAGAAAAATCAACAAAGATTTAATTCAAAAGAAAAAATATCTAACTTTTCTCAAGGTTCTAATCAATTAGAAATCATAAAAAAAGCATTTCAATTTCATGCAAAGGGTAATATTTTAGAAGCTGCAAAATATTATCAATACTTTCTAGATCAGGGTTATCTCGATTCACGAGTCCTTTCAAACTATGGTGCGATTTATCGACAAAAGGGGGAAACAGATAGAGCAATTGAGCTTTTTGAGCAGTCGATTCGTTTGTTTCCTAATAGTCCTGAAGCTTATGCAAATTTAGCTAATATATTAAAAGATCAAGGAAAGCTGGAAGAAGCAGAATTATTAATTTATCAATCGATTGAATTAAATCCTGATATTGCAGACTCACACTTTAATCTAGGAAATATACTTAGAGATTTAGGGAAAGTAAAGGAGGCAGAGTTATCTATTGCTAAAGCAATAAAAATAAATCCTAATCATCTCGAAGCTAATAATAATTTAGGTTCTTTATTTAGAGAAGCATCTAAGTTTGATGCGGCTGAAAAGTTATTTTTAAAATCAATAGAGATTAATCCAAATTATGCATTAGCTTACCATAATTTAGGAGAGCTTTATTTTGAGAAAGGTAATTATTTTTTAGCAACTAATTATTTTAAAAATGCATTAAAACTCAATCCAGAGAATCAGAAAACAATAGCATCTTTAATCTATTCTTCGTCATATATTTGCGATTTTAAAACTATAAGAAAGTATATTTCCTACGTCCCTAACTTGGGAAAAACAAATGATTATATCTATCCTTTTCATATCGCTCACTTAGAAGATGATCCAAGTAGTTATCTTTTAAGAGTTTTGAATTTGTTTGATAAGAAATTTATACGCTATTCAAAAAAAATGAAATATGTTAAAAAAAATAAGATTCATATTGGATATTTTTCAGCCGATTTTCATAATCATCCTGTTATGAAGTTATTAGCTCGTGTATTTGAATTACATGATAAGTCTAAGTTTTGTATTTATGTATATTCTCTATCTAATATAGAGGACAATTATACCGAAAGATTAAAAAATTCATGTTCTTACTATAGGAATATTAAATACTTAACAGATATTGAAGCAGTAGATTTAGTAAGGAATGATCAGTTAGATATAGCTATCGATCTAATGGGTTATACAAAGAATAATAGGATGCCTATTTTTTCATATCGTGTTGCACCCCTTCAGGTAAGTTACCTTGGCTATGAGGCTTCTACAGGATCGACAGAAATGGACTATATCATAGCTGATAAGTTTACCCTTCCTCATAATTTTGCTCAGTATTATTCCGAGAAAGTCATATATAAAAAACATTCATACATATGTTTTGATGATACAAAAGTAGTTCCATCAAATAAATTTAAGAGAGAAGAATTTGGTTTGACTTCTGATGCATTCGTTCTTGCAGCTTTTCATAATAGCTTTAAAATTACTCCTTTAGTTATTGACTCATGGTCTAGGATTTTAAAACAAATACCTCACGCTATCCTTTGGATTAGTAGTAGTAACACTACTGCTAACGAAAATATAAAATACTTTTTTAGAGAAAAAGGTTTGGGCTTAGATAAATTAGTTTTTGCAAATAGGGTTGAACATGATATTGATCATTTATCTAGGCATTTATGTGCGGATATCTTTTTGGATACATTTAATTTTACTGCTGCTTCAACAGCTCTCGAATCATTGTGGGCAGGTTTACCTGTGGTCTCATTATTAGGTAAAACTTTTTTGGCAAGAATTTCCTCTAGCTTTTTATTTGAATTAGGACTTTCCGAACTAATTGCAAAGTCAGTAGAGGAATATGAAGATATAGTTATTAATTTGGCTAAGAATCCAAGAAGACTAGAAGAGATCAAAAATTTATTACAACATGAAAGAAAAAATAATGTTTTATTCAATTCATATGAAGCAACTAGAAATTTAGAGCAAGTCTATTTTGAATTATTATCTAAACTGTAA
- a CDS encoding tetratricopeptide repeat protein encodes MAEVKIFSVPFNLENTKENISIKANTEISQDQILNQAFKFHSEGNISEASKYYKYFINNGFKDHRVFSNYAIILKGLGKLQEAEELIRNAIQIKPDYDLAFVHLGGILKEYGKLEEAKTLYCQAIELNPFLYEAHSNLGNVLKDLGYLQEAETCMRKAIELKPDDAITHMNLGNMLREIGQLDEAESLTRKSITLSPNNAIAHSNLGSILKELGQLDEAVLSTRKAIELQPNYAMAHFNLGTILRDLAKFEDAEILTNKAIELNPNFAEAYSGLGSIYRDLGKLNDAYIAMRKAININPNFVDAHLNLATILTDLGKLDELIHLSKSTLAMKLMNIGDRSIAEIQISIAYLLKGKISQSRTHVNRCHQLIKQGGLNLIKNKINRNHTSNFAHFISRLCSKLNNPSQSLSNKKIPHIGESHCLSFAYKSLNLESESKYIQPILITGAKAWHFANNKNNLWKDSLNQQINQNTYSDQIFISFGEIDCRKEEGILHYSITKGKDFSGVCERTIKGYLDYMEILLSKNYSKRYYFGVPAPLIKKELLDELDIIRIDIIKKYNSFLKKEVLIRGSYFLDVYSLTSRNDGQNNNLYMCDNTHLSPECLSLLFQKYLYQP; translated from the coding sequence TTGGCTGAGGTTAAAATATTTTCAGTGCCATTTAATTTAGAAAATACGAAGGAGAATATTTCGATTAAAGCTAATACTGAGATATCTCAAGATCAAATATTAAATCAAGCGTTTAAGTTTCATTCTGAAGGTAATATTTCAGAAGCTTCTAAATACTATAAATATTTTATAAATAACGGGTTTAAGGATCATAGGGTTTTTTCCAATTATGCAATCATATTAAAGGGTCTTGGTAAATTACAAGAAGCTGAAGAGTTGATTAGAAATGCAATCCAGATCAAGCCGGACTATGATCTAGCTTTTGTGCATTTGGGAGGCATTCTAAAAGAATATGGGAAATTAGAAGAAGCAAAAACCCTATATTGTCAGGCTATTGAACTAAATCCATTTTTGTATGAAGCTCATTCAAATTTAGGAAATGTTTTGAAAGATCTTGGTTATTTACAGGAAGCAGAAACTTGTATGCGTAAAGCAATTGAGTTGAAACCAGACGATGCGATAACTCACATGAATTTAGGTAATATGTTGAGAGAGATTGGGCAATTGGATGAAGCAGAGAGTTTGACGCGCAAATCAATTACGTTAAGTCCTAATAATGCAATTGCTCATTCCAATCTGGGATCAATTCTAAAAGAGCTTGGGCAATTGGATGAAGCAGTCCTATCAACTCGAAAAGCAATTGAATTGCAGCCAAATTATGCAATGGCTCATTTTAATTTAGGAACAATTTTAAGAGATCTCGCTAAATTTGAAGACGCCGAGATTTTAACTAATAAAGCGATTGAACTAAATCCCAATTTTGCTGAAGCATATTCCGGACTTGGCTCTATTTATCGAGATCTTGGCAAATTAAATGATGCTTACATAGCAATGCGTAAGGCGATTAATATTAATCCCAACTTTGTTGATGCTCATTTGAATTTGGCAACCATATTAACTGATTTGGGCAAGCTGGATGAATTGATTCATTTATCTAAATCAACACTTGCTATGAAATTAATGAATATAGGAGATAGGTCAATTGCTGAAATACAGATTTCTATTGCTTATTTATTGAAGGGCAAAATTTCCCAATCTAGAACTCATGTTAATAGATGTCATCAACTAATAAAGCAAGGAGGTCTCAATTTAATCAAAAATAAGATTAATAGAAATCATACTTCTAATTTCGCTCATTTTATTTCTAGATTATGCTCTAAACTGAATAATCCAAGTCAAAGTTTATCAAACAAAAAGATACCCCACATTGGAGAGAGTCATTGCTTAAGTTTTGCATATAAATCATTAAATTTGGAATCAGAAAGTAAATATATTCAACCTATATTAATAACTGGTGCAAAAGCATGGCATTTTGCTAATAATAAAAATAATCTATGGAAAGATTCATTAAATCAACAGATTAATCAAAATACTTATAGTGATCAAATATTTATTTCCTTTGGAGAAATAGATTGTAGAAAAGAGGAAGGCATACTTCATTACTCAATCACAAAGGGTAAAGATTTTTCGGGAGTATGTGAGAGAACGATTAAAGGTTACCTTGATTATATGGAAATATTATTATCTAAAAATTACTCAAAAAGATATTATTTTGGTGTTCCTGCACCACTAATAAAGAAAGAACTACTTGATGAATTAGATATCATAAGAATCGATATAATCAAAAAATATAATTCATTTCTTAAAAAAGAAGTTTTAATTAGAGGGTCTTATTTCTTGGATGTTTATTCATTAACATCTAGGAATGATGGCCAAAATAATAATCTTTATATGTGCGATAATACGCACTTGTCCCCAGAATGCCTGTCATTACTATTTCAAAAATACTTATATCAACCTTAG